Below is a genomic region from Lusitaniella coriacea LEGE 07157.
GCCAGAAACAATTCCACGCTTCTTGTGGGTTGTTATTTTGCAGGAATTGCCAACCCGCCGGTAAAAATTGTCCTTCAAATTTGAGCGCCCAGGCTTCGCACCCTTGCGCGTCGCGATCGCGCTGAAGCCGTTGATATGCCCCTTTTGCCCGCCTTAAAAGTTCTGGGTTTTCTGTCTCGATGCCTTGTCTTTCAAAGGTTTGCGCGATCGCGGCGAGATCGTGAGATTCCTCTAAATACAGCGTTTCGCGATCGCCCCTGGCAATCGCCTGAAGTTTCCCCTGCCATTTTTTCCGGCGTTCTGGGTTAGGGAAGCGTTGCAGGAAATCCCCTAAAGCGCGATCGTCCTCAGCCCGTTCCCACAATTGCCGATCCCCCCTTTCCGTATCGATCGCCCACAATCGCTCTGTCGCCCGACTGGTTGCCACGTAGAGCTTATTGAAGAAGTATTTACAGGCTTCAGAAGGTGTATCCTCCCCTTGCCAACAATCCCTCGGACAAGCGTCTCCAAACTTATAGAGAATGACCTGTTGAAACTCTAATCCTTTCGCCGCGATCGCGCTCAACACGTTCCAAGGGGATTTTCCCTCCCCATCTTGGGGCAATAAATGACTTAGAATCTCGTCTTTGCGAGCGTAATCAAACTCTCCGCCTTCGTCGCACGGCACGATAATAATATTATTTTGCAGCGCGCTATCCAGAGTTTCCGGGGCAATCCTCCCCTCTAAAATCAACTTTTTCGGCTCAAAATGTCCCAATTTCCGAGGCGTTTGCGGTTTGATGCGGTTGAGATCGAACAACACGCTGCGCCAAAGTTGAATGACATTATTTACCCCCACAATTGCCGGAATTGAGCGATAGTTGCACTCTAATTCGGCAAAATTCATCTTCAAGTTCAACTTTCCCGTGGGGGAGAGGGCGCTAATCACTTCATCGTAAAACGCCGCCTTGAGACTTTCCCAACGAAACCCGGTGGGATTAAGGGTTTGCAGGGGATCGCCCGCAAAAGCAAAAGGCAAACATTCAACGTGATAGCGCTCTAGATCGTAATTGGAAAAGACCGACAAGCGCATAATGAGTTGTAACTCTAAGCGCGTGAAATCCTGGGCTTCGTCGCAGAAAATGGCGGTATATTCGGGGCGATAGCAATTGAGTTTGAGAACCGTGCGAATTAAATCTTGATCGTCCCATAACCCTTCGGCTTTAGTCTGGCTTTCGTACCACCGCCAAACGGAGTGATAGAGTTTCTCGAACTCTTCAACGGATATGGTTTGTTCTTTTTTGGGAACTTCGCGATAGCCTTCAACATCCAAATACCGATCGCGCTCGTCTAAATGATAGCCTTTAATAAACGTGCGAATCCCTTGCCAGCAGCGCTCTGGAGACTCGTTGTGCCAATGGTTGCGCGCGAGCATTTGCCGAAAGCGATAAAAGGAAACATAGTTCGCATCTTTAAAGCGCGATCGCGCGTCTAGGGGGAGTAGAGATCGTAGAAATTGGCGAAACGACCGAAAAAATGGACTAATATCCGGCAGTTCGTCCGATTCTCCGCTTTGCTTTTGCGCCAAAAAACGATGATGGGATGCCAGCAGTGCCATCACGCGATCGCGGGCAATTTTGAGCAAACGATCGTTGTATGCCAGAAAGAGGGGATGGGGCGTTGCTAAGAGTTCCTGTCCCTCTTCAGCAGCATAGCGCAAGTGGCGGTGACAATAGTCCGCAAAAAGATGAAACAGCATTGTGGATTTGCCGCTTCCCGCCTGTCCGTTCAAGAAAAGGGGAAGGGAGGCTTCGCTGGTGGAAACGTCGTGTAAAATCGCTTCCTCCTCCGCAGAGAGCGCCAAATTCGTACTATCTTCTCGCTCGATGAGCAGCCAATTTTCTTCGTCTGCCAGGAGATAGCTGGGATAGGCGCGACGGGCTAAGGTTGTCAATCGATCGAGGGTAAAAGTGTGTTCCGTTTCCCCCTGTTCCCAAATTGCCGCGATCGCGTCCTCGATCTCTGCTTCTGTGGGAGGATGGGCAAAAGGTGCCAAGAGAAAGAGAACGTGGCGTTCTGTTGCGTCTGATGTGACGATGCAACTGTAGAGGAGAGAGCAATCCTCGGTTTGATAGAGACGAATCCCTTGCCATCGGGTGAGGTTGCCCAAATCCCCATTACTCGCTAACTGCTCCACCGCGCTATAGTAAGCTTTCCAGTTATTTTGAATCTGCGGCGTGGCAAATTGCATCAGCCAGAGTTCGCTTTCATAAATTAAGCTGCCGCGCGTGTCGATACTCCAATCCGGACGCTTTAACCACGGGAGTAATTCAACGCTGAGGGAAGGCGGTGTAGGTTGTGGAGGTTTGGAATTGGTCGCTTTGTGGTCTTGCAGCCATTGCTGGAGTTGGGGAGAGGAAATTTGAGTTTCGAGTCGGCGAGCGGCAAAATCCGCGCGATCGCGTAAAAAGTCCCCGTAGGCGCGATCGCCCCTTCTGAAAATTGCTAACCAACAGAGAATCCGATCCTTGCCAATTCGTCGAACCCGCGCAATGAGGCGTAAATTTCCTTCTTTTCGCTTGAGATAGGGATAGACGCGCTCGAAACGAGCAAACACCTGTTCGAGGGTCATCTCCTCCAAATCCGCGCACAAACTCTGAAAATGGTCGGTGGATAAACCGCTTTGCTTCTCTAATTCCTCATTGAAAGCGGGGGTTCGATAAACGTACATTCAGACGAATCCTGTGGTTGCATACTGCTCTTTCTCTATTGTGATTGACGCATCCGGAATTGACATTCAGAGTTCAGAATTACGCTTAATGTGTATTGCCTGAAACCCTTGCTAGGACAAGAGAATAGGGAAGAGTAAGAAGAAGTTACCGCAGAGGCTGGGGGAGCTTTCTTGAGGAAACGGCACTTCGACACGCTCAGTGACCGGGGGACACGGAGACACGGAGAGAGGGGGGAGCTGAGGGAGCTGGGGAAGCTGAGAGAGATGCTGTTATGGCTACAGCTATAGTAAGGTTTCGCTGAATGCTTACAATTTTTACCGATTGACCGGAAATGCTTGGGGACGAACCTTAAGAATCACAGTTTTATTCACTCGCAACACTTTAACTACCAAAACTTTCCCAATCTGACTGCGCTCGACTTCCTGTTGAACGTCTGCGGTTTTTTGGACTGCTTTTCCGCCAACAGATTGGATGATGTCCCCCGGCTGGAATCCTGCTTTCGCCGCCGGAGATTCCGGCACAATTCGCACGACAACGACTCCGCGATCGCTCGTTAATTTGAATTGGGAATTACTGTTTTGATTGATCTCATCCTTCAACTCAGCATTGAGATCGAGCATTTGCACGCCGAGAAATGGATGATCCACTCGTCCTTTGCTGAAGAGTTGTTGGGCAACTCGTTCGGCAGTTTCAATGGGAATGGCAAACCCCAATCCTTGCGCGTCAGCTCGAATGGCAGTGTTGATCCCCACCACTTCCCCATTGGCATTGAGAAGGGGTCCTCCGGAGTTACCAGGGTTAATCGCCGCATCGGTTTGAATGAAACTCACTCGCTTGTCGGGAACGCCAACCTGATTGCTAGAGCGACCCAGAGCGCTGATAATGCCTACGGTGACCGTATTATCCAACCCTAAAGGATTGCCGATCGCGATCGCCCATTCTCCCGGAATCAACCCTTCGGAATTTCCCAATTTAACTGTGGGTAAATCTTTCGCTTCGATCTTAATCGCCGCCACATCCGTCACTTCGTCCGCGCCAACCACCCGACCGTCCAACTTCCGACCATCTTTCAGCGTTACGGTTACGGTATCCGACCCTTCCACCACGTGGGCATTGGTAATTAAGCGTCCATCAGCACTCAAAATAAAACCCGATCCCGTACCATTTTGCACCCGCTTTTGGGCTGGAGGAGCTTCTTCCCCAAAGAATCGCCGGAAAAAGGGCTGTCCCAACGGATCGGTCAGTTCCTTAGACACTGTTCGCGACGCATCAATTCGCACCACCGCAGGGCCCACTTTTTGAGCCGCTTCCGCAATAAAGTTAATGCGCGTTTCCGGAGCGGGAGAGGGAATTGGTTTGGGGATTTGCGCTTGCAAGGC
It encodes:
- a CDS encoding HhoA/HhoB/HtrA family serine endopeptidase, encoding MSISIKQLGVYLCFLILGGSAGVMGSRHLTSEQKPALEYPPVVPAALQAQIPKPIPSPAPETRINFIAEAAQKVGPAVVRIDASRTVSKELTDPLGQPFFRRFFGEEAPPAQKRVQNGTGSGFILSADGRLITNAHVVEGSDTVTVTLKDGRKLDGRVVGADEVTDVAAIKIEAKDLPTVKLGNSEGLIPGEWAIAIGNPLGLDNTVTVGIISALGRSSNQVGVPDKRVSFIQTDAAINPGNSGGPLLNANGEVVGINTAIRADAQGLGFAIPIETAERVAQQLFSKGRVDHPFLGVQMLDLNAELKDEINQNSNSQFKLTSDRGVVVVRIVPESPAAKAGFQPGDIIQSVGGKAVQKTADVQQEVERSQIGKVLVVKVLRVNKTVILKVRPQAFPVNR
- a CDS encoding helicase domain-containing protein — its product is MYVYRTPAFNEELEKQSGLSTDHFQSLCADLEEMTLEQVFARFERVYPYLKRKEGNLRLIARVRRIGKDRILCWLAIFRRGDRAYGDFLRDRADFAARRLETQISSPQLQQWLQDHKATNSKPPQPTPPSLSVELLPWLKRPDWSIDTRGSLIYESELWLMQFATPQIQNNWKAYYSAVEQLASNGDLGNLTRWQGIRLYQTEDCSLLYSCIVTSDATERHVLFLLAPFAHPPTEAEIEDAIAAIWEQGETEHTFTLDRLTTLARRAYPSYLLADEENWLLIEREDSTNLALSAEEEAILHDVSTSEASLPLFLNGQAGSGKSTMLFHLFADYCHRHLRYAAEEGQELLATPHPLFLAYNDRLLKIARDRVMALLASHHRFLAQKQSGESDELPDISPFFRSFRQFLRSLLPLDARSRFKDANYVSFYRFRQMLARNHWHNESPERCWQGIRTFIKGYHLDERDRYLDVEGYREVPKKEQTISVEEFEKLYHSVWRWYESQTKAEGLWDDQDLIRTVLKLNCYRPEYTAIFCDEAQDFTRLELQLIMRLSVFSNYDLERYHVECLPFAFAGDPLQTLNPTGFRWESLKAAFYDEVISALSPTGKLNLKMNFAELECNYRSIPAIVGVNNVIQLWRSVLFDLNRIKPQTPRKLGHFEPKKLILEGRIAPETLDSALQNNIIIVPCDEGGEFDYARKDEILSHLLPQDGEGKSPWNVLSAIAAKGLEFQQVILYKFGDACPRDCWQGEDTPSEACKYFFNKLYVATSRATERLWAIDTERGDRQLWERAEDDRALGDFLQRFPNPERRKKWQGKLQAIARGDRETLYLEESHDLAAIAQTFERQGIETENPELLRRAKGAYQRLQRDRDAQGCEAWALKFEGQFLPAGWQFLQNNNPQEAWNCFWQAMAWQELSNLYAQLSPEERDRFPQIREQLPLVQFIAAPQQTLNTLQGFSQFLVTQIQNQSLAETHFSAQWQTAIAAYGRNIDRLIAQSPPLNAQDWQYLGKIFYNLAIAQYQGMGERAGRCFYQGKIYDRAVHCWEQFKKTNSVEYHLAKAHLLGLPTGLNHLLEAKQYDFILNRWKQENRPRDPQWLQAIASALEAKNQSLKALMVYSRLNQSSKVQACFQQASQQGFTVKAIKRLLQHYLKHQQWRDAIAALDKYLSVLLNPEAEKLGLKYWLVYELSHSTLTPETLTIDQRQRLTHFLKTQILPTPWAKHLFLSHVGIALEKVGAFGETLQFYAKYFQNNAVSSFTRDRWLATKLRQAQTTRQQGKPQQADLFQEEAEENANRWGINLDTLVLHFPSAPKQRPQTQSTLPMAGLPTEIPVTVVRDNLFVFQVRHLSIQVMTDVQQVLIADFLTQQQIRIDAQLHQIKIGSATVQSRNGDSLIFSEPASGYQGVAIFGERNPRLELNIEGIADKIAIGL